The DNA segment AAAATGTTCAATATGGTCCTTTGATCCTGCTGATTGCGCAAAATATGGAATGAAATTTAACCATCAGTATTATTTTAAAAGTTTGATTCAAAAGAATTCTAACATAGATTGTGATGTGTATTATCACGGAGGAGATTCTGGAAGAGGAAAATCTTTAATTGAACTTTATAATTTGATTGTTGCAAAGAATTTGAAATGCAAGATGAAAATTGTTCATCCGATATATGACCAAATTCCAGAAGAAATGAAAAGTCCAATAATTCCTTATGCGCAAATAGCTGAAAATTCTTCAAAAAGTCGATGCTTACTTGAAGTTCTTCGCCCATACCAGTCGGGTCCCACATTGCGTTTGATGGAAGCTCTTTTTAACAAGAAAAAGATTATAACAACAAATAAGTCTATAAAAAATGAACCGTTTTACCGCGAGGACAACATGTTCATCATTGGCGAACGGTCTGTTGATGAATTGTATGTTTTTGTCAAATCGGATTATGTGAATCCTGGTGATGAGTTCATAGATGAATATGATGTAAAAAATTGGTTGAATAATTTTGTAGAATAAGCTTCGATTTAAATATGCTTTTGTTTTGTATTGCGGGAGTTTCTTTTTTACTGCTACTTGAATTTCTGATTTACAGAAATTTAAAGACTCCTGTATTCTTATACGGTGTTGTTTGGTTACTAGTTTATTTATCGTTGTTTGTGAAGAAAGATGAGTTTATTCTGAATAATTCCTTGCTCCCGTCTTTTCTGATTGCTACGTTGCTATTTGCGTTTGGATTTAGACTAGTTAATTTTTATAGGGAAGAACCATTTAATCATCTCGATTATAATGTCTATTGGAATCCTGTGTTTAAAAAATTTATTTTTTTTTGCAGTCTATATTTTCTCATTTGTTGCTTTTACAAAATGCTATAGTGTCATCTCTATTAGTGAATTCTCTGCATGGCAGGCTGTTCGACAAGGTATGTCGGAAGATGAGCTGTTTCCTGCATGGATTGGTATAATCTTTAACTTTGTCAGGATTATCTTTTTTATATCATTTGCCATCTATTTGTGTACACCAACGATAAAAAATAGATTTGAATTTCTTTTGATTCTTCCCCCAGTTCTTTTGACGTGCCTTTTTTCTGCGCGGGGGGATTGGTTTATGATTATATTGACTCTTTTGTATTTGATGTTTTTTATTAGAAGTTTTTCTAATAAAAGAATTGTTACGATAGGTTTAGTCTCGTTTATTGTCTTTCTTTTAATATTTATTTTTTCATCTCTTGATAAGTTTAGGTATGCCTATGCCGAGATGACAGAACTTGAAAAATTGGAAATGCTTTTTAGCTCGTATTTTATAAATCCGGTAATAAATTTTTTCTACTGGTTTGCAGAAAGTCCTGAATATGCTGATGGCAAGTATACATTCCGATTTTTTTGGGCGATAAAATCAGCTCTTTTTGGAAATGCGGATGTTGTCCCGACCGTTTTGCCTTTTAGAACTTATAATGGTGTCCAGTCAAATGTGTATACCTCTCTTAATTGGTGTGCTCGTGATTTTGGACTTTGGTGGGCTCTTGTAGTACAATTCTTTTTGGGCTTATTTTATGGACTTTTGTATAAACGTTTTATGAAAAATGATACATTTCATCTGGCAACAATCGTTATTCTTTGTTTGTTGATAGATCCGATTGTGAATCAGTTTTTTGATGATAAGTTTTTTTCGATCATGTCCCATTGGGTTCAGCGGGTTATATTTGTTCTTGTTTTGATAAAGACTTGCGTTCTTATAGAATCTACAAATCAAAAAAATGCATCCAATCTTTAAAAATATATCATTTACGTTTTTTTCGAATATAGTCTGTACTATTATTTCGGTACTGGTTATTTTCTTTGTTCCTAAAAATATTGGTGTTGAAAATTATGGCTATTTCCAGTTATATTTATTCTATATCAATTATACAGGATTCTTGCATTTTGGTTGGGCTGATGGAGTGTACTTGCGATATGGAGGGATGTATTATAAAGATTTGAACAAACCTCTGTTTGCAACGCAATTCAGAATGTTTGTTATAATGGAATTGATTTTTGCAACCGTTTTGTGTTGTTGGGCGAATTTCTTTGTAGAATCTGCGGAAAAACAGATTGTCTATTCTTTGATCGGCGTTTCAATGCTTTTTGCTTTGCCTAAGACATTTTTGCAGTATGTTTTGCAGGGGACAAATAGAATTAAGGAATATGCAACTCTTATTATGATTGAAAGGGTTGTGTATGGTTCTTTGGCTTTGTTGATTGTGTTTGCTAGAAAAGATAGTTTTGCACTAATTATCGGAACTGATTTAGTCGGTAAATTTGTTGCACTCATTTATGCGTTTTATCATTGTCGTGATATTGTTTTGGGGCATATGGGCTCTCTGAAGGGAGCGCTTAAAGATGCTTTGACAAATATTAGTGTCGGTGTTAAGTTGATGCTTGCTAATGTGGCTTGTCTATTGATTTTAGGTGTAGTGCGTTGGTCAATTGAGCGTGAATGGAATGTGAGTGTTTTTGGTAAGATTTCTTTGACTTTATCCATATCGAATTTAATGATGATTTTTATTCGGTCTGTGTCGATGGTACTTTTGCCAACACTGCGAAGGACTGATTCTTCTAGATATGCTTCTATATATTCAAATTTGAAAATAGGTTTTTTGGTCCCAATGTTTGGAGGACTACTATTGTATTATCCTTTGAACGTTTTTTTACGTTATTGGTTGCCTGCATATGCAGATTGTTTGGTTTATATGGCGGTGCTTTTCCCATTATGTCTTTATGAAGGAAAATTAAGTTTGCTGGTTGAAACTTATTTGAAAACGATGCGGATGGAGAAAGTGCTGCTGATGTCAAATCTGGCAACATTGATTGTCAGTTGCTTGTTGACAATCATCTTTGTTTTTGTTCTTGAAAATTTGACATTGGCTGTGTTGGGAATTCTTTTGATTTTTGCATTTAGGACTTTTTTGGGAGAATTTTTACTTTCTCGAAAAATGCCGATGCCTTTTTTTAAAGATGGAATTTTGGAATGTCTTCTTACGGCACTATTTGTGATAAACGCATGGTTCCTAGATGATTTGATCGGGATGCTTGTTTATGGGCTTTTTTACCTGTTGTATGTACTTTTTTATAAAAAAGAACTCCTTGAACTATTTAGAATGCTCAAATTGAATGTGAAAAAACATGCATGAATAAAAAAAATGCAGAAAATTGTATATTTTGAATGAAGGTTTGTTATGATTATAGAAAAAGAAACCAAATCTAATTCGAGTAATTCGACCCATATTTCTGGTAGCGCGATTACCATGATGGAGTTCTTGATGCTCCTATGGAGGAAAAAATTCATAATCCTCCTTTTTGTTGTGTTGGCAACGATTTTTGGGGCTTGTTATGCAATGTGGGTTAGGCCTTCGTTTACAAGTGATGTCCTTTTGCAGGTAAATACGAAGGGTGCTAGTAGCAAATCAACCAAAGCTTTAGGTGAAATGGGTGCCGTCCTTGATTTGGCAAGCCCTGCTGATGCGGAAATTGAATTGATAAAGAGCCGGATGGTACTCAATTATGTGGTTTCTGTTGAACACCTTCATCTAAAAGCGATTCCTATTGGCTTTTGGGATCGTTTTACTCATAGTGAAGGCCGTCTAGATTTAGATTCTTTGATTATTCCAGAAAAAGCCCGTAATGGAAAGTGGACTGCTATCGTGAAAAGCGATGAATCGTATTCCGTAGTTGCTCCTGATGGAAAAGAAGTGCTTAATGGCAAGGTTGGCCATGTTTATAAGACGAAGTATGCAGAAGACTCCTTGACGATACGCGTTAGTTATATGGATGCTAAGGTCGGACAACGATTTAAGCTTCTTCAGGGATCTTTGTTGAAAACAGAACAAATCTTGATGCGGTCCTTAAATGTCAATGAACGTGGTAAACAAACTGGTATTATTTCTGTTCGTTATAGCCATCGCTATCCTGATCGCGCGGCGTCCATTTTGAATACCATTGCCAAGACCTATTTGCGCCAGAATGTGGAAATGCGTAGTGCCGAAGCGGAAAAAACTTTGGAATTTCTTGAAGGTCAATTACCGGCTGTAAAGGCGAAATTGGATAGTGCCGAAAAGATTTTGGCTGATTACCGTTACAGCATAGGCTCTGTGGATATGACGGGGGAGACTAAGGCTCATTTGGATAAAGAAGGCCAGTTGCAGCGCCAGATTATGCAGTTGGAACAGGAACGTCAGGCTGCATTACGGTTATTCAAGGAAGAACATCCTAATGTGCAGACTATAGTAAAACAACAGAGCAAGTTGCGTGCCGAATTGGCTGCGCTCAAGAAGAATGCTGAAAAAATGCCGTTGACCCAGCAAGAAGTGAAACGTCTGCAAGAAGAAGTTGCTGTCAACAATGAAGTCTATACCAATATGCTGAATAATATTCAGCAGTTGCGTGTGGTTCGTGCTGGTGAGGTGGGTAATGTTCGTATTGTAGATTTTGCTCAGATTGAACAGAGCCAAAGTAAACCAAATAAGTCTAGAATAGTGTTGGTTTCTGCGGTTGCTGGTTTTATGTTAGGAGTATTGTTTGTCTTGTTAACGTATCTGTTACGGAACGGAGTCAAGAGCGCTTCCGAAATCGAGCGTGAAACGGGTCTCAGCGTGTTTGCGAAAATTCCGCAATCGAGGAACAGACTTCTACGTGGGCATAGGCATTTGCACCATGGCGCTCCGTTTGTTTTGCAGAATATTGATAACGGTGTTTGCGAAGCTTTCCGAGCGTTGCAGACGGCCTTGACTTTCTTGATGCCGAATCCCGAACACTGTGTCTTGCTTGTGATGGGCCTTAACCCGGGGGCGGGCAAGAGTTTTGTTTCGCTTAATTTGGCGGCGACTATGGCCACCAGCGGCAAAAAGGTCCTGCTGATTGACGCCGATATGCGCCGTGGCGTTATTCATAGCGGCTCTAAGTTTGGCTTGGCCGATGTGTTGCTGGGCTTGGCAACATTGGATACGGCTGTTGTTTCTAAACACGACGATAATTTGTTTGTGATGAACGCGGGCAAGACAAAGCTTGCGGCCTGTGAACTGCTGCGTGGTGACGCCATGGACAAGCTGTTTAAAGAGGCTCGCCAAAAGTTCGATATGGTGATTGTGGATACTCCGCCCCTGAACTTGGTGACGGATGCCGAACTGATTTGTCCGCTGGTCGATTATTCACTGTTTGTGTTGCATTATGGTCGTCATTCCATAGAAGAAATCAAGGAAACGATTGACAGGGTCAAACGCTACTCGGATAAGCCTGCCGCAATCGTGATGAACCATTGCGAGCAAGAACCTGGCCGTTATGGCTACGGATATTACGGAAAGGGCTATAAAAGCAAGTGATTTTGACTGCGTAATTGGTCGACTAGGTCTCCAGCTACTTGTTGCATAATCCGTTGGTGTCAACAATAATTGCATAATTAACTTTTTTGGCCGCGGCTATTGACAACCGCCCTGCGTTTGTGTATATTTTGTAGTGAACAAATGTGTAGTCTTTTTTGGGGCTGTATGAACGACGAGATTGTAATTTTCAAGACCGATGACGAGACCATCAATGTGGAGGTCCGTTTCGAGGACGAGACGGCCTGGCTTACGCAGGACCAGATGTCCGTGCTGTTTAGCAAGTCTAAATCGACCATTAATGAGCATATAAAGAATGTATTCAAAGAGGGGGAATTAGACGAAAAAGTGGTTGTTCGGAAATTCCGAATAACC comes from the Fibrobacter sp. UWH4 genome and includes:
- a CDS encoding O-antigen polymerase, encoding MSIGILCLKNLFFFAVYIFSFVAFTKCYSVISISEFSAWQAVRQGMSEDELFPAWIGIIFNFVRIIFFISFAIYLCTPTIKNRFEFLLILPPVLLTCLFSARGDWFMIILTLLYLMFFIRSFSNKRIVTIGLVSFIVFLLIFIFSSLDKFRYAYAEMTELEKLEMLFSSYFINPVINFFYWFAESPEYADGKYTFRFFWAIKSALFGNADVVPTVLPFRTYNGVQSNVYTSLNWCARDFGLWWALVVQFFLGLFYGLLYKRFMKNDTFHLATIVILCLLIDPIVNQFFDDKFFSIMSHWVQRVIFVLVLIKTCVLIESTNQKNASNL
- a CDS encoding lipopolysaccharide biosynthesis protein, whose translation is MHPIFKNISFTFFSNIVCTIISVLVIFFVPKNIGVENYGYFQLYLFYINYTGFLHFGWADGVYLRYGGMYYKDLNKPLFATQFRMFVIMELIFATVLCCWANFFVESAEKQIVYSLIGVSMLFALPKTFLQYVLQGTNRIKEYATLIMIERVVYGSLALLIVFARKDSFALIIGTDLVGKFVALIYAFYHCRDIVLGHMGSLKGALKDALTNISVGVKLMLANVACLLILGVVRWSIEREWNVSVFGKISLTLSISNLMMIFIRSVSMVLLPTLRRTDSSRYASIYSNLKIGFLVPMFGGLLLYYPLNVFLRYWLPAYADCLVYMAVLFPLCLYEGKLSLLVETYLKTMRMEKVLLMSNLATLIVSCLLTIIFVFVLENLTLAVLGILLIFAFRTFLGEFLLSRKMPMPFFKDGILECLLTALFVINAWFLDDLIGMLVYGLFYLLYVLFYKKELLELFRMLKLNVKKHA
- a CDS encoding polysaccharide biosynthesis tyrosine autokinase yields the protein MIIEKETKSNSSNSTHISGSAITMMEFLMLLWRKKFIILLFVVLATIFGACYAMWVRPSFTSDVLLQVNTKGASSKSTKALGEMGAVLDLASPADAEIELIKSRMVLNYVVSVEHLHLKAIPIGFWDRFTHSEGRLDLDSLIIPEKARNGKWTAIVKSDESYSVVAPDGKEVLNGKVGHVYKTKYAEDSLTIRVSYMDAKVGQRFKLLQGSLLKTEQILMRSLNVNERGKQTGIISVRYSHRYPDRAASILNTIAKTYLRQNVEMRSAEAEKTLEFLEGQLPAVKAKLDSAEKILADYRYSIGSVDMTGETKAHLDKEGQLQRQIMQLEQERQAALRLFKEEHPNVQTIVKQQSKLRAELAALKKNAEKMPLTQQEVKRLQEEVAVNNEVYTNMLNNIQQLRVVRAGEVGNVRIVDFAQIEQSQSKPNKSRIVLVSAVAGFMLGVLFVLLTYLLRNGVKSASEIERETGLSVFAKIPQSRNRLLRGHRHLHHGAPFVLQNIDNGVCEAFRALQTALTFLMPNPEHCVLLVMGLNPGAGKSFVSLNLAATMATSGKKVLLIDADMRRGVIHSGSKFGLADVLLGLATLDTAVVSKHDDNLFVMNAGKTKLAACELLRGDAMDKLFKEARQKFDMVIVDTPPLNLVTDAELICPLVDYSLFVLHYGRHSIEEIKETIDRVKRYSDKPAAIVMNHCEQEPGRYGYGYYGKGYKSK